The Lactuca sativa cultivar Salinas chromosome 2, Lsat_Salinas_v11, whole genome shotgun sequence genome includes a window with the following:
- the LOC111884695 gene encoding uncharacterized protein LOC111884695: MTDYFLKWIEAEAFVQLRDKEVVSFTKHNILTRFGILAEIIYGNGSQFISKRTINFFKSWEIKMIMSTHVHPQANGQAESINKIIVNNLKKRLGKKKGRWAEELRFVIWVDRTTSKITTGQTPDKSNDPYRSSDPDGKISAPKSIKQ, from the coding sequence ATGACGGATTATTTCTTAAAGTGGATTGAAGCTGAAGCCTTCGTTCAGCTAAGAGACAAAGAGGTGGTCTCGTTTACCAAACATAATATCTTGACCAGGTTTGGGATCCTAGCTGAAATCATATACGGCAATGGATCCCAATTCATAAGCAAAAGGACAATAAACTTTTTCAAAAGTTGGGAAATTAAAATGATAATGTCCACTCATGTTCATCCCCAAGCTAATGGTCAAGCAGAATCCATCAATAAAATCATTGTAAACAACTTGAAGAAAAGGTTGGGTaagaagaaaggaagatgggCAGAAGAGCTTCGTTTTGTCATATGGGTAGATAGGACTACTTCCAAAATAACCACAGGCCAGACCCCTGACAAAAGCAATGATCCTTACCGAAGTAGTGATCCCGACGGTAAGATATCTGCTCCAAAATCAATAAAACAATAA